A window from Moritella yayanosii encodes these proteins:
- the cysC gene encoding adenylyl-sulfate kinase: MSEQPYKNIDVDGDKSSDVVWHQASVSHEERVSGNGHKPAVLWFTGLSGSGKSTVANAVDKMLHDLSCKTYVLDGDNVRHGLNGDLSFTDTDRIENIRRIGEVSKLFVDAGLLVCTAFISPFIVDREMVRKQLAEGQFVEVFIDTPLAVCEQRDPKGLYKKARTGEIKNFTGIDSAYEAPENAEIVVKTADLSIEECAQQVVQYLKKQQYI; this comes from the coding sequence ATGTCAGAACAACCTTACAAAAACATCGACGTTGATGGCGACAAATCATCAGACGTAGTTTGGCATCAAGCCAGTGTTAGCCATGAAGAACGTGTCTCGGGCAACGGCCACAAACCTGCGGTACTTTGGTTCACTGGCTTAAGTGGTTCGGGCAAGTCAACCGTCGCGAATGCCGTGGATAAAATGCTGCACGATCTGAGCTGTAAAACCTATGTGCTTGACGGTGACAATGTTCGTCATGGCTTAAATGGTGATTTGAGCTTTACCGACACTGACCGCATTGAAAACATCCGCCGTATTGGCGAAGTATCAAAACTGTTTGTCGATGCCGGATTGTTAGTATGCACTGCATTTATCTCCCCCTTCATTGTCGACCGTGAAATGGTACGCAAACAATTAGCAGAGGGTCAGTTTGTTGAAGTGTTTATCGACACACCACTGGCAGTATGTGAACAACGTGATCCCAAAGGCTTATACAAGAAAGCCCGCACCGGCGAAATCAAAAACTTCACCGGCATAGACTCTGCTTATGAAGCGCCAGAAAATGCCGAGATAGTGGTCAAAACAGCAGACCTATCCATCGAAGAATGCGCACAGCAAGTTGTACAGTATCTAAAGAAACAGCAATATATTTGA